From the genome of Strix uralensis isolate ZFMK-TIS-50842 chromosome 6, bStrUra1, whole genome shotgun sequence:
ATGGCCTTTTTTACTgttctaattttctttaaaatgtgcttGTTTCACCTTTTTACTTTGACATTTATGTTGACTTTTAAAATTCTAGTAATATCTTCAAAAAACAAAGCCACTAAGGAGAGAGTGGAACGACTGTGCAAGTCTAAAGTACTGTTTGAAGAGAGGCTTGGATTGGAGATACGCAGAATTCACAGTAAGTTTCTGTAGTTTCCACAGTTTCCGTATGCAGTGTGTCACGTGTTGTCTCAAATGGCAAAATATGGTATGTTAAAATGCATTTGTCTTTCAAAGAGACCAGGGTTGCTTAATTTTAAGTGCACTAAGAATATTAATTGAAACTGTAGCTTCATATTGTGATTTTAGTCATCATTGTGACTCCAGCAGAGGTTAATGGTGTTAATTGTTTGTGTTTGCTTTAGATGAACAATTACAGTTTATATTCAGACACATTGACCACAAAGATCCTGACAAGCCGTATGTGTTTACCCTCTCCATAAATGAACAGGGAGATTATGAAGGTATGTGAATTTTGAATACTTAATTAAGCAAGAGGACAGAATCTGATGCCCCCTTTGAAAAGGGGGAAGAGGTGTGAAGTGCAGTTCAgttgtaatgtttttcttccaatttctgaatgaaaaatctTGCAATGGTAATATATTTTTTGTATGAAAATACAGCTGCTTATCTTCACTCCATTTGTGGAGTTGTATCCAGCCAAGCAGGTGAGAGAGATGTACAGAGATAGATGCTTCAGTCTGTAGTTTGTTGCTTCTTCCCTTTATGCTAGAGTGAGTGTTTATGCTGACAGTCATAATTCAATCTGGTTGAGAGGCCTAGAGGGTAGAAACTAGTTGAGTAACATAAGAGAAAGATTAAAACTTGAAATCCAGCGTTCTCTTTTGTACGGGCATACAGCCTTTCAGATCTTAAAGCTGGTTTTGCAATACAGATCTTTGGTTATGAAGAACAGCAGTGGTAATCTGAGCACTGTGCTGAGTAGCTTCTACACGGATGCTGCTgttgctctgctctgcttctaAGTATGGACTGAATACATTTCTGTTTTTACTAATTCAAATCTGAACTGTGCTGAAGTTAAAAGTTGCTGGTCTACATCAGTTTTCAATCTGCCAACCTGCTGAGCAACAAAAATGTTTAGGAATGTGTTTCAATTTTTGAGCAGGCTATGTATTACTGGGAATTGCTGTAACAATTCAAGCAGGAGCACACCACTGAGTAGGAGGTCTGGAAATCAAAAAAATTGTGTATTCTTTGAGGTTTTgtctttgctgaaagaaaatgatTTAATAGGCTACTCAAAAACAATACTGGAGGAAGCTAAAACATACAAAGATAACACTACACTTGTGTTTCGTAAGCATGGAAAACCactaatattaatttttttatatagtcTAATCTTTTGAAAATTTGTATCATTTTAGTGACTTCCTGTACCCCTCCTCTGGACTGTATAGCAGAGTTCCAGCTCAAAGTGAGAGAAACTAACAATTTTTCTGCGTTTGTTGCCAACATCAGAAAAGCTTTCACTGCTTTAACTTATAAACAGTCTGCATAAAACTAGCTTATATCTCTCTTTCTAGCTGTAGAGcactctcttctttccttcctgtatTGTGACAGTATGCATTTATTCATGTCTTACTCTAATTTCtaagttaaggaaaaaaatgaaaacagtgttttagTCCACTGTCATAGAGACATTTTGGATCATTCTTCTGACAGTATAATCAACTACTTTCTTAATTGAATGTCTCCAGACATGTAATTTTGATCCAGTAGCAAGCAGCTTAATGATGTAATGATCTCTATTTGTAATGAACCCCAGgaagatataaaaaataaagtattttctgtaACTTATGTCTCCCAAAAGTATAGAAGTGTCTTTCAGATTGTATGGGGTTGGAATAGGCCTGAAGCCTACCAAAATAATCCACTGGAGCTTAGCAATTACTTCAGTTACCCATGTTACAGGTCACTATCTTAATTTTTACCCTGTCTTGTACTCTCCAGTGTTATCACTCATTTTCACACATGTAAATTGTTGTTTTGGTCTGTTAAACTGTGTATTTTACTGCCTATTTCAGATTCTTGTCTAGATGCCTATTTCTGTTGTTAGTAACAAAACCATTTGACATGCATGCTGTTCTTGAATAAAACTCTTAATAGGAGCAAGTAGGAACTTTGTGTTGTTTTGATGAGAAATCCTGGAGACCTGAACTAGAACTCTCTCTCCCAGAACACCCAGCTGGGCAGAAACGCTGGCCTGAAACGTGAACTGCAGTGGTGAATGAGTAACACTGATAAGATTTCTAGCTTTAGTGCTTTACTGGGTATGTTTTAGAACAGACTAGTCATTTTGCTTTATTACATAAAGAGTGTTGCAGTGAAGGACTATTTGTCATTGTCACTGGAAATCTTAAGACATAGCAAAGCCTGAAATACAATGTATTAAAGTATGAAATATGGTAGTTACAGATAAATCATCTGTGTATCTTCCAGTTTATCAAGACTATTCCTGCCGCAGTACTTGGCTTTGATTAAAGTTATTCTTTTTTGATCTTATTTGTAAAGCCTTTTccttttcacaaaatatttaaatagacaGCTGCAACAACTAATAAAAGTTCTCTCATTTGATAATAAAATGTAGTGCAAATAAAATCTTACTAAATTCAGTCCTGGAAATTCTAGTGAAGTAAAAGACCACTTGAATTGAAAGCTAATGATGATCCCTCTTAAAACACAAATAtctacataaaaatgaaacacagtgTAAAGAGTAAAAATATTCAACAAGTATTTGGAATTCTAGCATTTCCTAAATAATGAAAACAACCccttaaaatatctttttgaaGAATGTTCCAAtttgtttttcaataaaaataaaacctcagaatgttttctgtgaagtgaaaatttatttaaaatgacacTCTTATTTACAGGTGTTTTGAACCCTGTTTTTCCTGTGAGATGCTAGTTCATTTCTTTATATAGCATGTACCTACattagcatttaatttttttatcaggAGTGGACTTCTGGAGTGAATCTCCACTTTGGTTCACATCTCAAATGTAAATTGCATTCCTTTTGGAAGGAAACTGAGATGCATACATAATGCGTTCCTGCTGTTAACGTTATGTAGTCCATAGGACAGACCAGAGCTTGTCCAAACCAGCATTTGGTGCAGATGTTGGTCTTCCCATTTAGTAATGCAACTATAGCAGCACTCACTGTTCTTGCCCCAGCCTATAATCTTATGCTTgggcaaaaaaccaaaacatacccCCCTCGCCCTTTATTCCTGTGTCTTTATCAGCTTCTTAATATGTAAGACCTGGCCCTTTAAACATGTTTAAAGCTAGTGATGCTGACAAGATACTCTTACTACAGTTGAGAATATTGCCCAGTCAGATGTGAACTGTATTTTAAATCACTTGGTTTGTCTAAACTTAACAGTACAACTTGCTGGAGACAGCACAGACTGTGCACTCAACCTTCTACAAGATAGCTGAAGTGCATTTTAACAAAAACCAGTAATCTATGTTGGCTCCAAAACCAGATAACcttccatttcttcttccctATAGGGCATAATTTGCTATTTTCTAAATAATGCATCATTTTCCTTGGTatgcccttttttttcccttgtgttacAGCCAGCTATACACAAAACAAGAGCAGTGAGCATGGTAAAGGTGCCAACTGAATACATTACAATTTTAGAAGAGAATGACAGCAGAGATTACTAGGCATTTCTACAATGACATCTCAAATGAAATACCTCCTCAATTTCTGCCCTGTCCATAAACTCCATGTACATAAACTCAGAATTTTGTAACCGACAATGGAACGAACAGGTGTAGGCTGGGAGACTACCTTCAGGTACTGGGTCTAGTTGTTCATTACCAGATTTTGCCTCCTTTTCCACCATACTATCAGGAACATTTAAATAGCAGGTATTTCTTTCAATTAATTGCTTCTACCACCAGAAGAATGCTGTAGGCACTTTTATGTAATCCAACAGACTAGCCAGTAATTAAAACAAATGCATTCAGCCAGCTCTGCACTTCCCACTGCTATCTTCTCTCCCAGGAACTAGGACTGCTGTATTACCCCGCTTTGTTGGCATCTCTTCTCCCGTCCTTGTACAGAAACCCTCACCTTTCATGTTAGAGAGCCTGTCCCTTCTGGCTCCTCACTAATGGCATCGCCCCTGTATCCAGAATGACTGTATTCATTTTGAAGCATACTCCTGCCCTTTTCCACCTGTCTGTGCAGCTCTCAGTTGCTCTGGAAAGTAAGAACTTCAGGATGCTCAACCAAATACTTAACAGCTGTTGTATGAAAGCAAAAAGACGGGCAGTATGGAGCTACCTCACTTCCATGTTTTCAAATGGAGCTACTTATTCATTAAGGGTGTACGTATTGATCAGATGCACTCTGTAGCATATCTGATTTGATCATCAtcttcacaggagaaaaaaattgaaacacacCCTGAGTAACAAAGACAAATGATCAGACTTActggcattttcttttcatgttcaTCCCAGGCATGAGTAGTTGGTTTATTGCTTCTAACAAAATTACTTTGCCAAGATTACCATGCACAGAACATAAAGTATATAACAACCACTGCATTGGAATTTACACTCCTAGGAATTATTTGCTAGAAAAGATGATGTGCCTGGTTGTACATGTTCTGTGCATACACCTAAAGCAAGAAGTGAAGTCTGAAATGTTTATTGTGTGTAATTTAAACCTTTACAACTCTTTCTGGAGTTTGAATAACAAACCTGCTTATATTTGCCAAGGTAAATCAGATGCAGATCTTCCTCTAAAACAGAGCCAGGCATTCCAAAAGCAGGTAAAAGCTAGGAAAGTGTATACAATAGATTTGTTTCTTTGCTTATTACAAATTATGAAGTAAAACTGTCTTAAAATCTTAAAACCTTTGTGCCTTTATCAAATGCACTTAGTGCTTACAGAATTTCACACACCTGGATCTGTGGCAATTTGGAATTTTCTATTTGTTATGAAGCTGCATAATACAGCAATATTCAATAACAGTAAGGACAACTAGGATAATACTATATACTGAACCAACAGATACAACTATTGGGACCTCAGTGTACTGGACAGCACACAAATACAGACAGAAATGCCCCAAAGAGCATATGGAAAAGCTCTTGAGCCCAAAAGCAATATGCAGCTTAGGAACTATAATGCAATCAGCCAGCCCCCTCCAGTTGGTGCTAGTGCTCTACCTATTTGCAGGATCATAGGTAGCATGTCATTAAGGCAGGCATAGACTTCACTTAGTGAAGGTCAgtaaaggcttttattttttcataaatcagTTTGCCCAACCCTTTCAAACTGCTGACCTGTACTTAGCTACAAAGGGTCAAGCCTGAAATGTGTGGACCATCAACTAATGCTGACCATACAGAAAACTGCTGATGTACCAGTGCTCAGCACCTCATCAAATTTATCTCATAATATAATgtaaaaatttggaaaaaaaggcGTGGAATTTATTAGATATTGGAAATACACTGTAAATTTAAGGACTGCTGGGAAgacaaaataatattaaacattaaTAACATGTATTAAGTCCAATTGTTGTTTGTATGTTAGCTGGAGGTCCGATTTGAAAAGAAATTGAATTACTGTAAGAGTCCTGGCTAACAGAACAGTTTTATTACACACCTACACAATCAAGAGTGGAGGTGGTTTAGCTGAGTTTGTTGACATTTTTCATAAACTCTCTTGGATGTTGCTAGAcatattttgaaaagcaaacaagtaTTGGCTACACTTGTGAAAATTAAGACAGATGTGGAAGTAATGCTGTGCTTCTGTCATATTCCAATTGTTTATTACTTACTGTCTTCCCTAATGCTTCAATAAACTGTGAATTTATTCAGTACCCTGGAATTGTCTAAATTAAGTCCTGTCATTATAATAGTCTATAATAGTGAACTCATTTGTGAGTGATTTATAACTTTCTAAAAGCCCCGCCGAACCCAATATAAAAACCATATGCACACATAAATCACAGTCCCACAGGCAGATTACAGTATATTTTTTAACTGTATGAATAAATTGTACTAAATAATTATGGTAATACTCTTACCTTTTTGAAAGCAATAGTTGCAATCCAATTACATCAGGCTTTACTGCTGAAATAAGATTGAATGCCTGAAGGGTTGGGCGGAATTGCTCTGACTGCCAGACAGCGAGACTCCATTCCTTCTGTCCTTCTCATTACCCCTCATCCCTCTAACAATTATACACAAAGAACCCCGTAGAATCTTGATCTTCTAAACAAGTTGTTCCAGCAGAAGCAGAGGTAATGAAGCCTGATTTCCTACAGATCTGTGGCTTTCCCCTTAAATGGTGCCATTCTCTTCACTGCAATATCCCAGCTCTTCCTTACAGCCTCCCTAGTGGATGAGAGCCAGTGCCACTCCTAAGTTACGGTAGTTTAGCCTCTGCTTGGCTGCTGCTAAAGCCACAGGACACTGGTTGCACTCTGCCTACCCTTCCTCCAGTGCAGAGCATtgatttgtggttttttcctttacCTGGTTGCTGACTTTTAGTACACTGTAAGAACAGTGATAGCTGCAACacaatttccttttcaaatttgGGCTAATTGAGCAACAGGTTCCAAAGTTGTTAGGAAGACTGACAGACTATGCTAAAACCAGTGTTTAATCATGCAAGTGTGTAGCATTTTTTTATATGACcttatacatattttaaagtagCTATGCACTGAAATGATGAATTGAAAAAAGATACAATTAGTGTTGATTTCCTTCCTCTTCAGTCACAGCATATTGAACAATGCTAATTGCTATTGACTCACCTGTTTTGTGACTGTTTGATGGATAACTCTACAGGGAAACATGCTCTTTGACTGACTTGCCTCGATGGATTCTTTGCACTGGCTACTGGAGCATGGGCTCAGATCTCCATTATCCAGTATCTTCTGCACCAGAGCTTCATCTGAAATAACTGGCTTGGCAGACAAACAGATCTGTTGAATGCATACCAGCTATGTATCATTATTGTTTTGATTTAGCAGCATGCTACACTTACTTTACACTGATGGCAATTACCATAAAGGATTCCAGGCATTTAAGAGCAGACTGCATACATTAATTTTTTGGCTAAGCAAGGAGTAGGTAGAAGTGACAGAGGAGTGACCTCGTGGGTGGTGTAGAAGCTGTCTAAGTTAAAGCACAATACATTCATGTAAATGCTTACCTCACAGGTTAAGAAAGAGGCAAGTAACTAATACATAACTTTCCAAATGAAGCTAGCAAGAGATAAACTTGCTTGACTAGCTCCATGTCTGACATAGCCCCATTAATCGAAAGACAATGAAGCAAATTGGTAATTGTATTCTTTTAGTTAGTCATCACTATCAGCACGACTTACTGGCCTGTATTTTCCTATACGTAGTGCAAAGGCAGACAAGCCATCTGATAAAATCATGTTTCTAAAGGAAAGAGGGAAAGCGTCTTCTGACATGCAATCCTCAATGCTGTCAACTGCAACTCTGCAGCAATTACCTGTCATTTTAGGCTTCAGCCTTCTCTAAGGTTAGTCCATAATTCTGACAGTCTGCTTGGGACTGTATTACAGTAGGGACCACCTGTCTGCTAATGACATTGCAATGaatcaaaatagaaaatttaCAGTCAAGTGTTCATGCAATTTACATGAGAAAGCTGGTTTACTTTTCTCAGGTGTTCCTGCTGAAGTTTCCCTCAACTATAATTTCTCAACTATATTGTTTGGTACAGAACAAGCATTAAAAATTTGCATCcaatcttggttttgtttgtgcatTAATCGTATCCAGATGGCAGCTGGTATCACTGTTAGCAATCCATTCTTCCTCTTCCATATAATATAGTTTGCATTTTATAGTAGTTACCTGTCAAATCTTACAGATGAGTTCTTATATAAGAATTCTCCCATACAAAACAGCTCCATTTGTGCTGGATGCTTGGACTAGTTGCAAGAATAGCACAGACCGTCATAGCTTAAGTATGAGCAATTTTGATGGTTCACATGCTCTTTTAtttgacaaaattaatttatttgaaaaaattgaTTCAATTAGTAGGGAATTGCTATGAAAGGGGAACACCTATTTAAAGAACTTCGTGTGAAGAGGAAGCTGCTTCTAGTCTAGACAGCAATCCTGGCTGCTCTTTATATCCAGCTGGTCCAGGGAGTGCCACAATTTGAGTACAACAATTTAGGTTGTCccataaaataacagctatggGCACTGATCTCACTTGGATATTGTTCAGAGAGACACCACATATAAAAATGAGATACAGTAACACCTAAGTGCTTTGGCTGAATCAAGTTTCAATTAAAATTAGATGAGAGACTACACAAATATAACTAAAACAGCATGCCTTTCTGGTAGGAAACAGCTCTTTCAAAGATACCTTAGGATAGCAACAGTAATTAAAATTACTATTACTGGTAGGTAAAAGGGGAGGTTGTCTTTAAAACAAGCTCAGAAATAGGACAGAAAGTTGCCACTTAGGTTAATGCAGGAGGGAGCTGATGCAATCTTAATTAAGGAAGGATCACATTCCATCTCTGAATTTCAGGATTACTTTTTCATGTAGGGAGATTGCAAAAAGTTGCCTAAATATGGTAAGAAATGCTACTGTCATGCTGTTGTATGGGAGTCTTGCTCAGTCATATTTtggaaagagtgaaaaataagcTGCATAGTATTTTCTAAGGAGGGGACCTTACACTTGGAAATGTTTAAAAGAGGTACAATGGTGTTTCTCAGATGTTTAGGAAAAGGTATTAATTTGGGAATATAAACATATGTTGCCAGCAAGTAGCTTTAAAAAGTACATTATCTCTTCATCTAATTAGTGAACTATAGCACTAACATTACAAGTTGGTCATGCTGCTCTTACAGATAAACACTACAATACTCAACTATCTTGTAATACTTATTTTATATTGCACTTTCTAGCAACTAAAAGCTAACGGTTCTGAGTCACATCTAAACAACTACATTTGAAAGTCAGAACCTTACAAACACCTCAGTGTTGCACACAACTCTGCATTTAAGCAGTCCCTCTACAATGGCTTGGCAGACTCAGGGCTGAAAAAGACAGGTATGAAACACTTACCTCAAGTGTGCTTTATCCTACAGCAATAAAGTCGCCTTCTAAGGTAAAGCCAGAAGGCATGCGAGCCTTATCCCTGCTCCCTGCTTCGCTGCACAGCAGAGAGGCCTCCTGTGGGCACTGCTGTTGTCTTCGACTGGCAGAGCTCTGCAGTTAGGCCTGGCATGGCATGTGCCTTAGGCATGCCATTATTCTGCCTAGTTATTATTCTATTCATTTGCTTTGCACAAATAGGTTTTGGATAATTAACTTTTCACAGAGCTGCGATCTCTGGATTTTACAGTCCAGGAGAGAGGGCAGTCACCGGTGAGAAGTCAGGATACTCAAGTTTGCCCAGCGTGCATTCCAGCTTCATACCTATTACACATACCAGCATTCATTTGGTATCACTGATACTTTTTAATCTTGAGTGTGTTCGCATTTTAAAATTCCCCAGCATGGGAACTCTGTGGAAAACAGACTATGATGACCACATGACAACCATCCTGTATTCTTCCATTACTGAGCACAAATTGGCATCCTGCTCTGTGAAATCCACTTAAGAAGGTAACCCACTGACAAGGGTAGACAGTGTAAATTTGCAGAGCCGGGACTAATGGCATGGAGCGGGAATCCCTCCATACAGGCTCCCAGCCTCTGTCCATCACAGCATGATGAGCTACTGTGGCAATTTGCCCATTCGGCAGTTACACATTTGGATTCCTTCCACTCACCTTCTGTACCACAGGAGACTGTGTCTCCACCTTTTAGCTCTTCTAAATCAGCACAGacctcctttcttcttctgagaACCACTGTGCTTCTTGTATAGAGGGACCTTTACAGACTTAAAGAAGACCTAAAGGCAGTATGTCAAAAAATTCTTGCTCTTTTCACATTATCCTGAGCCATTTTCTGTACACAGTGGCTCTCCCTTGTGTGGTATATGCTGAGGGGTATATGTGGAATAGGAAGCAAAAGACATTAGAAATACAACTGGACAAATTTTCACATAATTAAATCTCTTCATAAATCTCTTCAATGAACAAGAATTTAAATGCTGTATTAAATTCAAGATTCTCTCTATATATTATCATGGAGACATAAAAACAACTACAATAATTAGTTGTTTAAACACAATGCAAATCCCCAGGTTTACTTCTCTTCTGGAGACAATACGTCAACTGATGTGTGGAGTTTCCTATATAATTGGTATTTGTGTTGTGAGAAGTGTTGCCTCAATTTTCTGCTGAAGTTGTAATGTTTTCACGTATCCCATTTCTAAGCACTTCCTCATCATCTTTTAATGCTGTACCAGAGCCTGCCTGACAATGGTATTTTGTAGGCTTTACTTTGGTGAGTGTATGAAAGCAATTCCAGCTCAGTGCATTGCTATACATAGATAactccttgtttaaaaaaaaaacaaaaccctttacCCCTCTTCTTTTCAACAGTAACGAAAAACATAGAATTCTATCATAAATAAACAAGCAGATTTGGTCTGCTCTAACAGTAGAGGCCTGAAGATGCAGCTTCCTTGGCAAAATCAAGAGCTGCAGCTTCTTCTTAGGAGAACCACTGTGCAAGAGTGGCCCTCTTCTCTCACTTCCAGAAGTGTTGCTTTGCTGACTGACAGTTTAGCTCGAAACATCTGAATGAACAACTACTTTTAAGAAACTGACCACCTAGActgaaaaaacacagcttttccaaAGTGGGTCCAGCTGGACATTCAGAAATTATTCACAtgcaaaattttactttttaaatcctagcaaaatgtcttttttaacttaatatttaattaaaataaaaatatcttaatttctATAGAGAGAACTTGTCCTCCTAACGCTTACTGTTACAAATGTTTCATACgagaaataacataaaataccACAGTGATGAGCTCAGCAAAGACATACACGGATCTGCTCTAAAAGTGCTGGAGCCTGCAGCGTGGATAACAATCTTTGAgctaaaacaaaggaaaacattgcatttcacagaaaagagaagaaaaccgACACTACATTCCTAATACTTATGTTTATTATGAAAGTGTCTCCAAATTAAAATAGCCCACAATACTGACTGGCTCCAGAGATTTTATGAGGAATAattattttccatattaaaaaaaaaccaaaccaactgaGTTAAACACAAAGTAACTCCCAAATTTCTACACAACAGCTATACATGAAAGGACTTCTAGCTAGCACATCACCGTGTCTGGGACAGTGGAGTTCCTACACATCACTGCATTTCTGAAAGAGTTGCTCAAGCACAGGATTGTCATGAAAACACAGGCAAAATAGTGTCATCTGCCTCACCCTGACTTGCAACAGGCAGTCAACATGCACAGTACAGTATGAGAGCTTGTGTATAAAAGTTAATCCCAGGACTGCAAGAAGCTGAAGCTCAACAGAAgccagaaaatgtgttttgttgcACAGATCATTTTAGGTCATGTAAGACAAtcatttttgtcttttgtctGACGTGTGATCATTGACATGGCTCCAAAACATCATTTCATAGTATTTCCTTgagttttttaattgaaagaagTTTTAAAGACTGAGAATTTTGTACAGACACGCTCAAACACTGTGTTTTCATTGCAACTACGATCAGAAATCTTTACAATTTAAAGGTTATACACGTACGCCACTTTTCCAAACTTCCattagtgctttttaaaaagaaaataaaaaagaataaggTTGTCTTACTGAAGTTCCCATTGGGTCCCTGTTCCAAATCAAAACCAGTCAAAACAAGTAATACAAACTGGTTTTGCTTTATGGTTTAAAGGCAACTGTAGTTTGCAGAACACTGAAATTAGGCCCAGTAGGGTCTACATTATAGGAAGGGTAAAAAGTATTCGATAGCTTCTCTTGCACAAATGTCACAAGAAGTAGACAATAGGAGACATACAAAAATGAGTTGTagcaaagagattaaaaaaataccaaaacatcAACTGTAGAAAACCAATGGTAGCCCCTATTTCTCTGAGATACGGAAGGCTGCAGTAATGAGAAGGTGAATGAAACAGGCATTAGGTTTCCTACTAGAATACTCTGCATAAAACACACGCAGTGTCTAAATCAACCAGTGTTGATCATCATTGACGGTTGCTGCAGGGTAACGGCTTTTGCCGTCATGTCCCGTTC
Proteins encoded in this window:
- the SPC25 gene encoding kinetochore protein Spc25 isoform X2, with translation MANVKTEDEIILFEKEMKDFWTKIKSIYGTEQISQTLALRDSCKESIKALSEILLQSQRISENQEHLTEIKSNLNQEQEQKKDLTDSIQELKEELMKKKEIISSKNKATKERVERLCKSKVLFEERLGLEIRRIHNEQLQFIFRHIDHKDPDKPYVFTLSINEQGDYEVTSCTPPLDCIAEFQLKVRETNNFSAFVANIRKAFTALTYKQSA